AATATCCTGATAAAAGAATGCGCGCTGCTGCAAAAACTGTTCTTCTGTAGTAATCTTATCTATCTCAAAAAGCCTTCTCAGGTTGGAAACGATTTCAATAATGCTTATAGAGGAGATATATACCGGCTGATTGGACTCTTCAAGTATCTTACAGACAAGGTCTGTTCCGCTCTCAGGCTGGTATCTCTTGAAGAGTGCGCTCGTGTCTATGAAGAAGGGCATCAGCTATCGCTTTTCCCTTTCTTCAACAACCCTATTGGAAAGAGAAACACCGATGCCTGCCAAGCCTTTCTGAATGTCCTTTAGTGAAACATTTACATGTTCCTGTTTTTTCAGGTGACGGTGCATCTTTGAGCTTACATGAGCGTGACCTGCAACTTTTTCAAGGGCTTTTGCCATTTTACCTCCTTGTTATGACTTAAGTTTATCAAGTGAGAAATATAAAGGTCAAGCTCACCTGTTTTGATGTGACCTGCCACCTTTTAATAAATTCAGATATGCTGAGAGAAAACAGCGTTATGGCTGTATATCATCCCTTGATATTTATCCGGGCGTTTTATTGATACTGCAATTTTATTGTGAAAAATCTTATTT
Above is a window of Nitrospirota bacterium DNA encoding:
- a CDS encoding type II toxin-antitoxin system VapC family toxin; protein product: MPFFIDTSALFKRYQPESGTDLVCKILEESNQPVYISSISIIEIVSNLRRLFEIDKITTEEQFLQQRAFFYQDIPALGIAILDVTADDIINAESLILKRYMKPIDSIQLALALNLQQDDVTFVSSDQRLCKIAEAEGLLTLTP